Genomic segment of Salvia hispanica cultivar TCC Black 2014 chromosome 2, UniMelb_Shisp_WGS_1.0, whole genome shotgun sequence:
AGATTGTGAACTCGTATACAGACAAAATTTCACCCGACTAGGTTCTAGTTACAACTACAGTCCCTTTTATGACTCTGTTTTGACTTTGTCTGCATAAGTGCAAACTTTGTCTCTCAATGTCATATATATGCGCAGTATTGGAGGCAAATCCTTGGCAAGAGTCCTCGAAATCTGTCTATGTGCTGACTCACCAAGAAAACCAACTATGCACAATGAAAACTCGAAGAAACCGCAGGTGATTTAGGTTTTAATTTCCATGTGTTTGCTCTGCATCACTACTTCCTTCAGTGTTCCTCAgggattattttttatgcagTGAAGTCGAGAAAGAGCTTGGACTTTTGTTTTGTAAAGGAGGGAAGAAGCAAAACAAGTCAAAGCAGCCAGGAACCAGCACCAAATTTCAGATGCTTGTTGAGGATGTTCGGGAGGGTGTTCTGGTAAAGTCACTTTACTTATCGTTCCTATGTCCTGTTTCGTTCGAAGCTTAATTCATTAGGACATTAGAAACAATACGGCACTTGGAAGTCTGAAGAGTTGGCTATAATATAGGAATAGTTGAGAGACTGTGAGAATTGAAGTGCCTCAAACTTGACCATTTTTATGCTTAAGCATCATAGTGTTCTTAATTTCTAATAGAGTgcagtatattttttgtggatgggATTTTGTGTTATTCCCTTATTTATGCGGAGAATCTGCAGCTGGATAGTTCTGTTTCTAAAGGAAAGCCAGATGATCTAAGCGGAAAGTTAACTTAAGGTCTGGACTGTCTACGAACACGCCCAAATGGGGGAGTCCAAACCCAAATTTAGGaagaaaatcaacaaaaagttACTACCAAACACCCACAAAAGAAATCAGGGTCTTGGTTCCCCCAAATCAAAACTAGAGAATAATATCCCCATTATCTAGTTTTCAAATCAGTCGATTTTCTGAATATGGTACTTGACTTCTAAAAACTATCTGCTTAACCAAAGGTATTCGAAGATCAAAATGAAGCTGCAAGGTACTGTGATCTGCTTCAGGGAGGAGGGCAAGCTTGTGAAGGTGTTGCAGAGATAGAAGCTTCATCAGTAAGCATCTATGTCGAACCGAACTCTACACTGTATgcattttcaatattaaacaTGATTTGGTTGCAGGTGTTTGATCTTTGCCAAAAGAACAGGGCTCTTGCTGTCTTGTTCCATCGGGGTAGAACACCACCTCTGCCAGAGAGCCTTAAGCTTGACCTTGGGGCGCGTAAACACTCCCTCGAAGATGAAGAGGACTTGGCTTGAAGGTTTTGGAATGGTAGCTGGGTGGTCACACATGCATAATTgcaaacacacacatacagCTCTATAATTTCTTGTGAAGCTAATATTGACAGGACAGTTTCAACAATATACTGATTATTTATACTGTATATAATGGAGATTTTTTACTTCCAAACTGGAGTGGAACTTGATTCTATCTGTTAGTTTTCTGTTTTATGAGATTGGAAAAGCAGCCAAGCTGGGccatgttgaatcatttcaaatatACCACCCTCAACATATTTAATAGTGCTTCAttctctttttaaaaattgtaggATAGATCGgattgagaaaaatatcaaagttatGATATAATTGACCCTTTTTGAAAGTTACGGAATAGatcagaatttgaccaaacttagagtttttttttttttgttgccaTTTGTACTTGAATTTATACACTACATAATAATTTACATGAATTTCCAATGTTATTTGCATTGCCTTTATTTCCCAAAACCTACGATCATAGCAcaataaaatagtgaaatacTACCAAGGATGATATTGTAGCCCCAATTTATCTAAATACACTCAAATCCCGAAAAAATTAGAGGATATTCGGTAATGGATTCTTTCATCACCGAATCCTTTTATCTCGTCAAACACAAAAGTCAGATTGGAATCAGATTCTACAGCTCTAAATTCTAATCACATGTCGAAATATTTCTATCATTGCTAATGTTTCCAAATTCCAATAATACcatcaaataatgaaatactcGATCGCTTTTgtctttaaataaaaacccCAAACAAAATATCCAACTATTTGTAGTAAATTTCCGACTTTATTTGTTTTACACCGTCAATGTAAGCtattttaaatcataattgGCCAAAAAAACCAATTCACATATGCATAATAGCTCCAAGTCAAACGACAGTTTATTGCAAAAAATTATACCTAAAAAATGGAGTGGACTATTGTGAAGGGGATTTGTGTTAAAAGTCAATTCGCagttaaaaaaatgtgaagaaaatatgcaggttaaaataaaaagaaatctGAGAATGAG
This window contains:
- the LOC125205574 gene encoding uncharacterized protein LOC125205574, with protein sequence MDSLSSVSPSIVPPLRCNRRWPKAVSFTCRKSIGGFGSPYDFRGRHHSMRIYSKSGGEADQEGGNQRRDEDLERALRMDGTIPGTSDEFVKQVSSRAYVMRRHLQQSFDSSSYDVLEANPWQESSKSVYVLTHQENQLCTMKTRRNRSEVEKELGLLFCKGGKKQNKSKQPGTSTKFQMLVEDVREGVLVFEDQNEAARYCDLLQGGGQACEGVAEIEASSVFDLCQKNRALAVLFHRGRTPPLPESLKLDLGARKHSLEDEEDLA